Within the Naumovozyma castellii chromosome 1, complete genome genome, the region ATAATGAGTGTGggaatgaatatatatatatataaatatcGGGGCGGGGTGGGGCGTGGAATGGAATATTAATTGTCGTTTAACGAATGAATGAGTGAATGCGAAAAAATAGTACAGTTTGTTATGCCAAATCATTGAACAGATATTGGTGCTtcatttaaaatattattattagtggGTGTCGTTGTTGAAGTTGTTGTATTATTCTTATTGTCATTATTATAGGTGGCATATCTCTTTATTCGTAAGTCGTTAAAATGTTGTACATGATTGTCTCTTTGATTATGGGTATAGTAgattgtttgttgttttgcATTAGCGTCGTCGTTGTCATCgtcttcaaatgaatgGAATTTTGATAAGTTTAAATTCGGgtcgtcatcgtcatcgtcatcgtcatcattgCGTAGAATATCTGTTGTGGTCACCTTTCTTGGTGTTGTTTGCTGATGATTTGGTGGTTGTGATGTTCTTTGCTTTCTTAgtataattttttgtttattttcctcGTCGGAGTTATAACCTGTTATATCCGAATCGTTTTCGTTTGATTGAGTCACTGTCAAGGCAGTAATTTCGAAATCGTAATCGACATCATAATCGTAATCGTAATCGTTATCTGAATCGGAGACACTGTCGTAGTCACTTTCTTGTAGGTCTGAGTCCAGCTCAGAATCCGAGCCCGAGTCCGAGTCTGAATCTGAATCCGAATCTGAGTCAGATTCGGAGTCGAATTGGAAACACCCGTTGGCATTGGCGTCTTGAACATCTTCACGATGTATTATCTCATTATTATCTCTTTCTTCCGTCTCGAGAGCGAAGTGGTCGACCTCTTGTTGTACTACCTGTTGCTTGTTCTCGACGTCGTTCTTGGTCATgttaaatttcaaatttttgatattgTCATTAATTCTATCCAGCAAATTAGCATGACCGACCAGTTTCCTCCAATTACAATCACCGTTGATGGAATATTCCTGTACACAAGAAGTCAATTTAGTTCTTGCCTTCTCAGCGATTTTGAACTGTTGTGAGATTTCCGGGAATGTGATACCGTTCATGTttgtgtgtgtgtgtgtgtgtgtgtgtggAGGGGTAGCAAGGCAGCATGGATGAGATCCCACTAGTGTGCGAACCACCGATTGTATTTATATGAGAAGAGCAGAGGACGAGAGCGTCGAGAAGTCCACGGCCCCGCGGGAATAAACCTTGTTTGGTTTATCATTACATTACATAGTCTGGCATAAACAATACGTTGTATTTGTCAGGGCAGATCTCACTGGCAAGCAGAAGCTGGAGCAGAAGCTGACTCAGGGTCTGTGAGGCCAGTTGCGCGCCGTGGCTCGCGAGCAGCCCAGTCCAAGCCGTGGGAACCGCAACTCCGCGGTCTCGGCGCCCGCTGCCCATCGCGTTAGCCGCAGGCCGACTCTCGGCGTTCGCTTCGGGGCCTTATATCCACCAATCACAGCAGGGCGCTTTGCGCCGACGGAGCTCGGGCTTGCTCCGTCGGACATATGGTTTCTGGAACAGACCCCCCCCCCCTTGGCTCACCAACCGATAATAACGGACCAACCCGTCGTGAGCAATCCAGTGCCATCCATGTCTGCTTCGCTTGGCCTTGGCCCCATTTAACCAACACACTACACTACACTACACTCTTCAAGCACCTCTCCCGTCCTCGAGCACAACTCAAAACAAAACTCAACCATACAGAACCAATGTTAAGAACAAGACTAGCAGCTAGGTGTGCGCCCAACATCATCGCCAAGAGATCAATGGCAATGGCGGCCGCCGTCGCTCCAGTCCACACTCAGATCACCAAGTTGACCAACGGCATCACCGTCGCTACAGAACACGACCCATCCGCCACTGCGTCCTCCATCGGGTTAGTCTTTGGATCAGGCTCCACGGCGGAAAACCCTTATAATAACGGGGTATCCAATCTTTCCACCCATTTATTCTCCAAGAATAATAACTTGACCAAATTGGCTAATGAAAACGATTTCCAATTGAACTCTCACGTCGCTAGAGATTACCAATCATACATGGTCTCCTCCCTACCAGGTCAACAGGGCaaagttttccaattcttaCAGAAAAACTTGATCGAGGCTAAATTGGATGAACCCACTTTCAACTACGAGAAACAATTATGCGAGCAACAGACAgccatttttgaaaatactCAACATGCCACCCGTGTCATGGAACATCTTCACTCCACTGCATTCCAAAATACTCCATTATCATTACCAACAAGAGGCACCGTAGAAACTTTACAAACTTTAACCACTTCTGATTTACAATATTTCACCcagaataattttaaagCTTCCAATGCTGTTGTAGTAGGTACGGGGAACATCCCACATGAGGAATTATTACAAGCCGTCGAGGATAATTTACAATTGGCCCCCGGTGAAAAGCAAGTCTCCAAGACAAAATCAACTTTCTTGGGCTCGGAAGTAAGATTGAGAGATGATACGTTACCAAAGGCATGGATCTCCATCGCTGTGGAAGGTGAACCCATGAATTCACCAAATTATTACACTGCTCAAGTCGCCGCACAAATCTTTGGCCAATATAACGCATTTGAACCAAGATCAAGATTACAAGGTatcaaattattggataatTTACAAGAATATGGATTATGTGACTCGTTTGACCATTTTAATCTTTCCTATAAGGACTCAGGGTTATGGGGGTTCTCCACAGTGACAAGAAACGTCGGTTCCATCGATGATTTGATTCATTTCACTTTGAAACAATGGAATAGATTGACCATCTCCATCACAAATACGGAATTGGCTAGGGGCAAAtctttattgaaattgaaattggctAATGAAAATAGTAACAATGTGTCCAATTTACAAAGAGCTAATTTGTTAGGGGAAAGTATCGTTAACACGGGTACGAAACATAATTTACAAGAAATCTTTAACAAGATTGATTCAATTACAGTGAAGGACATTAAGGCATGGGCCGGAGAAAGAGTCTGGGATCAAGATATTGCCATAGCAGGAACTGGTCAAATTGAAGGCTTATTGGATTACATGAGAATAAGAAATGATATGTCCATGATGAGATGGTGAATCAAAAATACTGTCTATAAAAAATATCCCacttcattattttatttatttattttatttattcctTTTTTTCTACCTGAATAAACTATTTTATATTCTCAAAAATATACTTACCTACCTAGTCTTGTTACTCAACGGACTatcgttattattttgCAAAATTTCATCAGTAGTGGCTCGTATCTTTTcctgttcttctttttgttgtgggtgttgttgttgttgttgttcttcgCCAGTTTTGCTAGTTTCAAAAGGGTTTGGTGAAACGAGAACAGAAATACCATTCTCATTCCCACTCTCCTTGCTCACATCGGAAACAGATGTACTCAAATTTGCCTCTCCAAACATCGATGGAGAATTTAAAACTTCTGTCACTTGAGAATCCTGCTTATATTTCTTGGGCGTTAACAGATCATGCTCGTTGGGTGACTCATCATACTGATAATTATCCAATTCAGTGGGCTTCCTCTTCAAAGGTGTCTTGTCTAAACCATCCTCCTCCTTCGCCAcctcctcctcttcatcatcaatcGGATCTGTACCATCACCATTTGGTCGATCCTCCAcataatcatcatcatcttcatcatcatcgtcgtcgtcgtcgtcatcCATATCACCATCATCCTCATAATACTCCTCGATAATAAAATCCTTATCATTTCGTATACTTATACCATCTTGATTATTCTCCATGACTCCAacaccatcttcatcctcgtcatcatcatcatcatcatcatcatcatcatacCCCATATTCGCATTCATTATAGTATCAATCTCCTTAATAAAAGTGGGAAGACCCATCTCCGTCTTCTTATCTATCCACGGTATCCTACTCAACGAAacatcatcgtcatcattatcGTTATTCGCACCACCAACATCCATCATTTCCACATCCGAATGAGACTCACCCTTCTCCTTATCTAAAACCCAATACGAGTCCACACAACAACACTTCTCCAATGcattaataaatttccCCAATTCATTAACTTTAAAATACTTGAACGGATCAAAACACAACTCACAAATCCTCTGCATCGTAAATGGATAATTACCAGTCTCCAAAAACTTATCCCTCAAAACATCCCCCAACCTTTTCAAACTATTCAACTCCACTTCACTCCgttgaataaatatatcattCGGTATCGTATCACTCAGATGCTCAATCAACTCAGGTAACAATTGCGACGGAACATTAGCATTCAAGATCGAAACATCGTGTTCTCGCGTTATACTCTCCAGCGTCATATAAAGCGACTCAGACTTGATACCCATCATGTTGTGTGGAATTTCATCGATAGTGTCGTCCATGGTCATTGCTCCTATGTGTTCTGCCTTATTGCTTGAAGATATGATACTGGTTGATGTTGATGCtaatatatgtatataaacattttttttttccactTCATCTAATTAACGTGCCGCCCATTGCCAAGGAAAATGGATATTTAATGTAATCATTAATCGtattatttatcaattaaatataataacCCTATTAGCGCCTGTTCAATCTCGCACATACGCAACCAAGATACCAATAATGCTCCCCACCATATTACACAGTATATCAAGGGGATCAAACATCCTCCTACCCCTAGTAATAATCGTTTGCGCTAGTTCACTGCCAATGCTTGCAAACATCGTACAAATCACCACTGCGAggaaatatttatcaatcTTGATGTCCACATGGACCCATCGCAATGTACCATCCCGTAATCGTAACCCATCTTCACGATCTAAATCAATGGAAGTCtccatttggaaaaatttatcGCTTGTGTATCGTTGCAAACCGTCTAACAAAATCTTAATCCACCAGGGAACCTTGAATGACAGAGGCAAAGTCCTCGAGGCAAAACAATTCGCAAATAACCACGATTCAAACATGAATGCAATGCAATGAGCCCACTTGTCATGATCAGAAGTGATGCCTTTCAAATTACCTGATGTAGACAGGCCTAAGGAACAAACATAACCCGGAGGTAACGAACAACGCCGTAACgtaattcttcttcagtaaCATGTTGTGCTGTACTCTACTCTACCCTAATCCACCACTTTCTTTAAATACGTGACTTGTTCTTTGTTGTGTATATGCCCCATctcaatcaatcaatcgATAAATCAGAAGATCGCGTCCGACGCCAGCGCTAAGGGGGTGGAAATTCTCCTATCtgccaatttcaataacaaCTTCTTCACTGATCCGTACATGGATTACTAGTCAGATCTGCTAACTACAATTCCAACagatcaagaaattttaaGATCATTGACAGATATCTAACCAACGATGAGTGCAATTCACTTCCAGACTCCATTGTCTCAGGAAGAACAATCTGTCATCAATCAGAAATTTAAACAGCTAGATACCGAGGATCTGGGTATATTAACCGGGGAAGCCTTAAGACCCGTCTTTGCCGCATCAGGTCTATCTGGTCAATTATTATCTCAAGTTTGGGCTCTAGTGGATGTGGGTAACAAGGGATTCTTAAACAAGGATGAATTTTCCGCAGCATTGAGAGTCATTGGCCATTTACAACATAATCCAACTTTGGTCATTAACTCTCAATTGTATGAAAATCCAGCCCAAATAACACTTAATAACAATTCAACGGGCAACAATTTGCAACAAAATTCCTCTGCAATTCCATCACCATCTCAGAATGATATCGCCAAATTCTCACATTTATTCGATAGAACAGCAGCTGGGAATCAACGTTTACCTGGAGATAAAGCTAAAGAGATATTCTTGAAGGCAAATCTACCAAACCAAACATTGGGGGAAATCTGGGCTCTTTGTGATAAGAATGCATCTGGTGCCCTAGATAAACCAGAATTTGTCATGGCAATGTACATGATTCAACTTTCAATGGCTAATCATCCATCTTTAAACCCATTCCCAACATCATTATCACCACAAT harbors:
- the NCAS0A14930 gene encoding uncharacterized protein (ancestral locus Anc_7.487), with amino-acid sequence MFESWLFANCFASRTLPLSFKVPWWIKILLDGLQRYTSDKFFQMETSIDLDREDGLRLRDGTLRWVHVDIKIDKYFLAVVICTMFASIGSELAQTIITRGRRMFDPLDILCNMVGSIIGILVAYVRD
- the ECM13 gene encoding Ecm13p (ancestral locus Anc_7.483) translates to MNGITFPEISQQFKIAEKARTKLTSCVQEYSINGDCNWRKLVGHANLLDRINDNIKNLKFNMTKNDVENKQQVVQQEVDHFALETEERDNNEIIHREDVQDANANGCFQFDSESDSDSDSDSDSDSGSDSELDSDLQESDYDSVSDSDNDYDYDYDVDYDFEITALTVTQSNENDSDITGYNSDEENKQKIILRKQRTSQPPNHQQTTPRKVTTTDILRNDDDDDDDDDPNLNLSKFHSFEDDDNDDANAKQQTIYYTHNQRDNHVQHFNDLRIKRYATYNNDNKNNTTTSTTTPTNNNILNEAPISVQ
- the COR1 gene encoding ubiquinol--cytochrome-c reductase subunit COR1 (ancestral locus Anc_7.484) codes for the protein MVSGTDPPPLGSPTDNNGPTRREQSSAIHVCFAWPWPHLTNTLHYTTLFKHLSRPRAQLKTKLNHTEPMLRTRLAARCAPNIIAKRSMAMAAAVAPVHTQITKLTNGITVATEHDPSATASSIGLVFGSGSTAENPYNNGVSNLSTHLFSKNNNLTKLANENDFQLNSHVARDYQSYMVSSLPGQQGKVFQFLQKNLIEAKLDEPTFNYEKQLCEQQTAIFENTQHATRVMEHLHSTAFQNTPLSLPTRGTVETLQTLTTSDLQYFTQNNFKASNAVVVGTGNIPHEELLQAVEDNLQLAPGEKQVSKTKSTFLGSEVRLRDDTLPKAWISIAVEGEPMNSPNYYTAQVAAQIFGQYNAFEPRSRLQGIKLLDNLQEYGLCDSFDHFNLSYKDSGLWGFSTVTRNVGSIDDLIHFTLKQWNRLTISITNTELARGKSLLKLKLANENSNNVSNLQRANLLGESIVNTGTKHNLQEIFNKIDSITVKDIKAWAGERVWDQDIAIAGTGQIEGLLDYMRIRNDMSMMRW
- the PSY4 gene encoding Psy4p (ancestral locus Anc_7.485) — encoded protein: MTMDDTIDEIPHNMMGIKSESLYMTLESITREHDVSILNANVPSQLLPELIEHLSDTIPNDIFIQRSEVELNSLKRLGDVLRDKFLETGNYPFTMQRICELCFDPFKYFKVNELGKFINALEKCCCVDSYWVLDKEKGESHSDVEMMDVGGANNDNDDDDVSLSRIPWIDKKTEMGLPTFIKEIDTIMNANMGYDDDDDDDDDDEDEDGVGVMENNQDGISIRNDKDFIIEEYYEDDGDMDDDDDDDDDEDDDDYVEDRPNGDGTDPIDDEEEEVAKEEDGLDKTPLKRKPTELDNYQYDESPNEHDLLTPKKYKQDSQVTEVLNSPSMFGEANLSTSVSDVSKESGNENGISVLVSPNPFETSKTGEEQQQQQHPQQKEEQEKIRATTDEILQNNNDSPLSNKTR